TCCAAACCAAGAAAGTCTTAATTATTATCCAGTAGCTGAAACTCTCTGCCCTCTTTTGCATAACTTCTCCTCGCTGGGATATATATACAAGCAGTTCATTAACGTATAGGGAACATTGTCTATAAATTGTCATTCGTCCAATAAACGTGACTCAAAGGGTATGAGGGTAGTAGCAACGTCAAATACGTAACAAATAACAAAAGATAAAATATTAGGTAAGCAAATGGATAGTCAAATCTTAGGAGCGCACTACCAAATCCACCAGGAATTAGGAAAGAAAGCTGGTCGAAGGACACTTTTGTGTAGCGAACAAGCGACTGGAGAATTAGTGGTTGTCAAGTTACTAACTTTTAACAGTGATTTTGAGTGGGATGACCTCAAACTGTTTGAGCGGGAAGCAGAAGCTTTAAAAAACTTGTCACATCCAGCTATTCCTCGTTACTTAGACTATTTTGAGATAAAGGCTTCCGAGCTAAAAGGATTCGCTCTCGTTCAAAGTTATATTCCTGCACAATCTTTGTCACACCATGTGAAAGCAGGTCGGATTTTGACTGAGATAGAAGTTAAAGAAATCGCTAACGCTATCTTAAAAATTTTGATTTACCTACACCGTCAAAATCCGCCATTGATTCACCGAGATATTAAACCCAGTAATATTTTATTGGGCGATAGGTCTGGTAATAGTGTTGGCAAAGTTTATCTGGTAGATTTTGGCTCAGTGCAAACTGTCGCCGCCCAAGAAGGCGCAACTCGCACAGTAGTGGGAACTTATGGATATATGCCTCCAGAGCAATTTGGTGGGCGTACAGTTCCGGCTTCAGATTTATACAGTTTAGGTGCGACGTTAATTTATTTATTAACAGGTATCCATCCGACAGATTTACCACAGAAAGATTTTCGCATTCAATTCGAGCAAAAAACGAATCTTAGTCTGACTTTTAGTAACTGGTTGCGGCGGATGTGCGAGCCAAACTTAGAAAAGCGTTTTGATTCGGCATACCAAGCTCTACAAGATTTGAATCAAAATCCCAATCTTGTAGCTATCAATCGACCACTTATCAGGAGAATTCAACTTAGAAAAAGTAGCGAATTTATAGAAATTTTTATGCCGCCAGAACACTTAGATTTTTTTGAAGTTTTGGGAACGTTTATTTTTATTTCATTTGCTATAGGAATTGGAACCCTGTTCTTGTACGCTTTGTTTGATGAATTCAATATGACTTATCTGCTACCTATAATATTTTTATTAGTGTACTTATATTTCCTTTCATCGTATTTTATTAGTAAAACACTTTATATAAACCAGGAAAAAGTTATTTTTACTAAAGAGGTGTTTGGATTTTTGAAATTTCATTTAGCTCCAGAATCACCGCGAGAGGAAATTGTCAAATTGGTTTATTTCTCCGAATACGTTGACCAACGTGAAAATTCTCACGGTAATAGATATTCAGTAACTGTGGGCGCACAATTGGAAATTTGGGCTGGGATTTATAAGTATAAATTTCCTGGTGCTAGCATAAATTTACCCAAAGAAGAAGTGCAATG
The genomic region above belongs to Coleofasciculus sp. FACHB-T130 and contains:
- a CDS encoding serine/threonine-protein kinase — translated: MDSQILGAHYQIHQELGKKAGRRTLLCSEQATGELVVVKLLTFNSDFEWDDLKLFEREAEALKNLSHPAIPRYLDYFEIKASELKGFALVQSYIPAQSLSHHVKAGRILTEIEVKEIANAILKILIYLHRQNPPLIHRDIKPSNILLGDRSGNSVGKVYLVDFGSVQTVAAQEGATRTVVGTYGYMPPEQFGGRTVPASDLYSLGATLIYLLTGIHPTDLPQKDFRIQFEQKTNLSLTFSNWLRRMCEPNLEKRFDSAYQALQDLNQNPNLVAINRPLIRRIQLRKSSEFIEIFMPPEHLDFFEVLGTFIFISFAIGIGTLFLYALFDEFNMTYLLPIIFLLVYLYFLSSYFISKTLYINQEKVIFTKEVFGFLKFHLAPESPREEIVKLVYFSEYVDQRENSHGNRYSVTVGAQLEIWAGIYKYKFPGASINLPKEEVQWLAKELSTWLDLPILYADKQV